The Halorhabdus sp. BNX81 genome includes a region encoding these proteins:
- a CDS encoding 5-methyltetrahydropteroyltriglutamate--homocysteine methyltransferase produces MTQVVATTTGLYPLPDWAKDELANLKGHQRSDLIDGEEGPEITSAYDQAREDVIEAQQAAGLDRVVEGQLRWDDMLAHPLSVHDAVETRGIVRYYDNNNFYREPVVEGELTFDGDVGAELDAAAELAEEGLQAVLPGPYSLADLATDEYYGDEAAFLDAIADFLAEEAGAFPEVETLFLLEPSLVTDPPADGGEHASEAIDTVADAIDADVVVQTYWGALEEKVYAYLLDADIDAVGHDLVSDHEQAIHNVNEYGTTDDVALGLVDGQNTLVETPAEIRERIEWFLGETTNDFETIYATPNTELLYLPDNKFEAKLDALAAATTEAIDQ; encoded by the coding sequence ATGACACAGGTGGTAGCTACCACGACCGGACTGTATCCCCTTCCGGACTGGGCGAAAGACGAACTGGCGAACCTGAAAGGCCACCAGCGAAGCGATCTGATCGATGGCGAGGAAGGGCCGGAGATCACCTCGGCGTACGATCAGGCGCGCGAGGACGTCATCGAGGCCCAACAGGCTGCGGGACTCGACCGGGTTGTCGAAGGACAACTCCGATGGGACGACATGCTCGCCCACCCGCTTTCGGTCCACGATGCCGTCGAGACCCGCGGGATCGTCCGGTATTACGACAACAACAACTTCTATCGCGAGCCTGTCGTCGAAGGCGAACTCACGTTCGACGGCGACGTCGGTGCGGAACTCGACGCGGCAGCCGAACTTGCCGAGGAAGGACTGCAAGCAGTGCTTCCCGGCCCGTACTCCCTGGCTGACCTGGCCACCGACGAGTACTACGGCGACGAAGCCGCCTTCCTCGACGCGATCGCGGACTTCCTCGCCGAGGAGGCCGGTGCGTTCCCCGAGGTCGAGACGCTGTTCCTGCTCGAACCGTCCCTCGTAACCGACCCGCCGGCTGACGGTGGCGAGCACGCCAGCGAGGCGATCGACACGGTCGCGGACGCGATCGACGCCGACGTCGTCGTCCAGACGTACTGGGGCGCACTCGAGGAGAAAGTCTACGCCTACCTCCTTGACGCCGATATCGATGCCGTCGGTCACGATCTCGTTTCCGATCACGAGCAGGCCATCCACAACGTCAACGAGTACGGGACGACCGACGACGTGGCGCTGGGGCTGGTCGACGGCCAGAACACACTCGTCGAGACGCCCGCGGAGATCCGCGAACGCATCGAGTGGTTCCTCGGCGAGACGACCAACGACTTCGAGACGATCTATGCGACGCCGAACACCGAGTTGCTGTATCTGCCCGACAACAAGTTCGAGGCCAAACTCGACGCACTGGCCGCAGCCACAACGGAGGCGATCGACCAATGA
- a CDS encoding methionine synthase: MSDTREQFRPDDHDNDHFLLTTVVGSYPKPEWHDRARELFEAEDTGFDEDDWEESKDDASRVITHEHERAGIDVVTDGEMRRNEMVEYFAHRIDGYEFNGRVKVWGHNYFDKPSVVEPVEYDQQWLVEEFKFTDEVADVPVKVPITGPYTLASWSFNEAYDSEAELAYDLADLVNEEIEALVEAGARYIQIDEPALATTPDDHAIVGEALEHIVEDVPDEVRLGLHVCYGDYSRIYPEILEFPVEEFDLELANGDFEQIGVFKEHEFTKDFALGVVDVHDTEVESVAEIKENIKKGLEVVPPERLTVSPDCGVKLLPREVAYEKMANLTTAAREIEAELDAGEIDVPACE; the protein is encoded by the coding sequence ATGAGCGACACACGCGAACAGTTCCGACCGGACGACCACGACAACGACCACTTCCTGCTGACGACCGTCGTCGGCTCCTACCCGAAACCGGAATGGCACGATCGCGCCCGGGAACTGTTCGAGGCCGAAGACACCGGCTTCGACGAGGACGACTGGGAAGAATCCAAAGACGATGCCTCCCGCGTCATCACCCACGAGCACGAACGCGCGGGCATCGACGTCGTCACCGACGGCGAGATGCGGCGCAACGAGATGGTCGAGTACTTCGCCCACCGGATCGACGGCTACGAGTTCAACGGCCGCGTGAAGGTCTGGGGCCACAATTACTTCGATAAGCCAAGCGTCGTCGAACCGGTCGAGTACGACCAGCAATGGCTCGTCGAGGAGTTCAAGTTCACCGACGAGGTCGCCGACGTGCCGGTGAAGGTTCCGATCACCGGGCCCTACACGCTGGCGTCCTGGAGTTTCAACGAGGCCTACGACTCGGAGGCCGAACTCGCCTACGACCTCGCGGACCTCGTCAACGAAGAGATCGAGGCCTTGGTCGAGGCCGGCGCGCGATACATCCAGATCGACGAACCCGCGCTGGCAACGACACCCGACGATCACGCGATCGTGGGAGAGGCGCTTGAACACATCGTTGAAGACGTGCCCGATGAGGTCCGCCTCGGACTGCACGTCTGTTACGGTGATTACTCGCGGATCTACCCCGAGATCCTGGAGTTCCCCGTCGAGGAGTTCGACCTCGAACTCGCCAACGGCGACTTCGAGCAGATCGGCGTGTTCAAAGAACACGAGTTCACCAAGGACTTCGCACTGGGGGTCGTCGACGTTCACGACACCGAGGTCGAATCCGTCGCCGAGATCAAGGAAAACATCAAGAAAGGACTAGAAGTCGTCCCGCCCGAGCGACTGACCGTCTCGCCGGACTGCGGCGTGAAACTTCTGCCCCGTGAGGTGGCCTACGAGAAGATGGCCAACCTCACGACCGCCGCCCGCGAGATCGAAGCCGAACTCGACGCTGGTGAAATCGACGTCCCGGCTTGCGAATGA
- a CDS encoding NUDIX hydrolase produces METTRHFVATVYVVHDGETALHDHEKLDMWLPPGGHIDRDELPHVAAKRETREELGLDVDLLAPQEDITSSTVESIPQPQHFLLEDINVHDGEVGHQHVDFIFYGEADSRNIEPGDGEAPADAWEWFSPADLDAASDRLPSDVIEIGKRAIETVEAE; encoded by the coding sequence ATGGAAACGACGCGTCATTTCGTCGCGACGGTGTACGTCGTCCACGACGGCGAGACAGCCCTACACGATCACGAGAAATTGGACATGTGGCTCCCGCCCGGCGGGCACATCGACCGCGACGAACTCCCCCACGTTGCGGCGAAGCGGGAAACCCGGGAAGAGCTCGGACTCGACGTCGACCTCCTCGCACCACAGGAGGACATTACCTCATCAACGGTCGAGAGTATCCCCCAGCCCCAGCATTTCCTGCTTGAGGACATCAACGTCCACGACGGCGAGGTCGGCCACCAGCACGTCGACTTCATCTTCTATGGCGAAGCCGACAGCCGAAATATTGAGCCCGGGGATGGCGAAGCGCCAGCCGACGCCTGGGAGTGGTTCTCGCCGGCCGACCTCGACGCGGCGAGCGACCGACTCCCGAGTGACGTGATCGAGATCGGCAAGCGGGCGATCGAGACGGTCGAAGCGGAATGA
- a CDS encoding transcription initiation factor IIB, whose translation MSDTTLRSHERANQHETTTDEETETQVCPECGGNLVTDSERGETVCGECGLVVEEDEIDPGPEWRAFDAAEKDEKSRVGAPTTNMMHDKGLSTNIGWQDKDAYGNSLSSRQREKMQRLRTWNERFRTRDSKERNLKQALGEIDRMASALGLPENVRETASVIYRRALDENLLPGRSIEGVSTASLYAAARQAGNPRSLDEIDNVSRVEKDEVARTYRYVVRELKLEVKPADPTSYVPRFASDLELSEEAERHARDLLENAKQEGVHSGKSPVGLAAAAIYAASLLANEKVTQNEVSEVANISEVTIRNRYHELLEAKQDIRTA comes from the coding sequence ATGTCAGATACGACCCTCAGAAGCCACGAGCGAGCGAATCAGCACGAGACTACCACCGATGAGGAGACCGAGACACAGGTCTGTCCGGAGTGTGGTGGCAACCTGGTAACGGATTCCGAGCGCGGCGAGACCGTCTGTGGCGAGTGTGGCCTCGTCGTCGAAGAGGACGAAATCGATCCCGGCCCGGAGTGGCGGGCCTTCGACGCTGCGGAAAAAGACGAAAAGTCCCGTGTCGGCGCACCGACGACGAACATGATGCACGACAAGGGGCTCTCGACCAACATCGGCTGGCAGGACAAAGACGCCTACGGTAACTCCCTGTCCAGCCGCCAGCGCGAGAAAATGCAGCGGTTGCGCACCTGGAACGAGCGCTTCCGCACCCGCGATTCGAAAGAACGCAACCTCAAGCAGGCACTCGGCGAGATCGACCGCATGGCCTCGGCGCTCGGTCTGCCCGAAAACGTTCGGGAGACGGCAAGCGTCATCTATCGCCGCGCGCTGGACGAGAACCTCCTGCCCGGCCGCTCCATCGAGGGTGTCTCGACGGCGTCGTTGTACGCCGCCGCCCGACAGGCCGGCAACCCCCGCAGTCTCGACGAGATCGACAACGTCTCGCGGGTCGAAAAAGACGAAGTCGCTCGCACGTATCGATACGTCGTTCGCGAGTTGAAACTGGAAGTGAAGCCCGCTGATCCGACGAGTTACGTCCCGCGATTCGCTTCGGATCTCGAACTCAGCGAGGAGGCCGAACGCCACGCACGTGACCTGCTGGAAAACGCAAAGCAGGAGGGCGTCCACTCCGGGAAGAGCCCGGTCGGCCTCGCCGCTGCTGCGATCTACGCGGCCTCGTTGCTCGCCAACGAGAAGGTGACCCAAAACGAGGTCAGCGAGGTCGCGAACATCTCCGAGGTTACGATCCGCAACCGGTATCACGAACTGCTGGAAGCCAAACAGGACATCCGGACGGCCTGA
- the gatC gene encoding Asp-tRNA(Asn)/Glu-tRNA(Gln) amidotransferase subunit GatC encodes MSESAVDPDEVEHVADLARVNLDDNERERFTEQFADILSSFETLDEVPEVDPETELTNVMRPDEVEASLDQDRALENAPETEDGFFKGPRVS; translated from the coding sequence ATGAGCGAATCGGCCGTCGATCCTGATGAGGTCGAACACGTCGCGGACCTCGCGCGAGTGAATCTGGATGACAACGAGCGCGAGCGATTCACCGAACAGTTCGCCGATATCCTCTCCTCGTTCGAGACGCTCGACGAGGTCCCCGAAGTCGACCCCGAGACCGAATTGACCAACGTCATGCGTCCCGACGAGGTCGAGGCGAGTCTCGACCAAGACAGGGCACTCGAAAACGCGCCGGAAACCGAGGACGGCTTCTTCAAAGGGCCACGTGTCTCATGA
- the gatA gene encoding Asp-tRNA(Asn)/Glu-tRNA(Gln) amidotransferase subunit GatA codes for MSYNAYITEETISGDGDTDGPLAGRTVAVKDNISTDGVRTTAGSAMLAEYVPPYDATVVERLKEAGATIPGKTNMDEFGMGTTTETSAFGPTENPAAEGHVPGGSSGGSAAAVAAGEADLALGSDTGGSVRCPAAFTGTVGIKPTYGLVSRYGLIAYANSLEQIGPIAPTVEEAAELLEVIAAPDENDATTRAAHEEIDGETPEDMREYAFADAADGDVDGLDIGIPTELLDGADEDVVETFWDAIDELESLGASYHEVDLPSVEHAVEAYYVIAMSEASSNLARFDGVRYGPTPDYEGNWNEEYAKVREEGFGEEVKRRILLGTYALSAGYHDKYYKKAQDARAWVKQDFDSALEEADVLASPTMPVPPMERGESLDDPLTMYLADANTTPVNLANLPAISVPAGETSDGLPVGLQFVGPAFGERAIIRAGSALA; via the coding sequence ATGAGCTACAACGCCTACATTACCGAGGAGACGATTTCCGGCGACGGGGACACCGATGGTCCACTCGCCGGCCGGACCGTCGCCGTCAAGGACAACATCTCGACGGACGGCGTCCGGACCACTGCCGGTTCGGCGATGCTCGCCGAATACGTTCCACCCTATGACGCGACCGTCGTCGAGCGACTCAAGGAGGCGGGCGCGACGATCCCCGGGAAGACCAACATGGACGAGTTCGGGATGGGGACAACGACGGAGACCTCCGCCTTCGGACCAACCGAAAATCCTGCCGCCGAGGGCCACGTTCCCGGCGGGTCCTCGGGTGGCTCGGCTGCCGCCGTCGCCGCCGGCGAGGCCGATCTCGCGCTGGGCAGCGACACGGGGGGATCGGTCCGGTGTCCGGCCGCATTCACGGGCACTGTCGGTATCAAACCCACCTACGGGCTGGTCTCGCGATACGGCCTGATCGCCTACGCCAACTCACTGGAGCAGATCGGTCCCATCGCGCCCACCGTCGAAGAAGCGGCCGAACTGCTCGAAGTCATCGCCGCTCCCGACGAAAACGACGCCACGACGCGGGCTGCTCACGAGGAAATCGATGGCGAAACCCCCGAGGACATGCGCGAGTATGCCTTCGCCGACGCAGCAGACGGCGACGTCGACGGGCTGGACATTGGTATCCCTACGGAACTACTCGACGGTGCCGACGAGGACGTCGTCGAGACGTTCTGGGACGCCATCGACGAGCTGGAATCGCTGGGCGCAAGTTACCACGAGGTCGATCTCCCCTCCGTCGAACACGCCGTCGAGGCCTACTACGTCATCGCGATGAGCGAGGCGTCCTCGAACCTCGCGCGCTTCGACGGCGTCCGCTACGGCCCGACGCCCGACTACGAGGGCAACTGGAACGAGGAGTACGCGAAGGTTCGCGAGGAAGGTTTCGGCGAGGAGGTCAAGCGCCGGATTCTGCTGGGGACATATGCGCTCTCGGCGGGCTATCACGACAAGTACTACAAGAAAGCCCAGGACGCCCGCGCGTGGGTCAAGCAAGACTTCGATTCGGCACTCGAGGAGGCGGACGTGCTCGCATCGCCAACGATGCCGGTCCCGCCGATGGAACGCGGCGAGAGCCTGGACGATCCGCTCACGATGTACCTCGCCGACGCCAACACGACGCCGGTCAACCTCGCGAACCTGCCCGCGATATCGGTGCCGGCGGGCGAGACGAGCGACGGCCTCCCGGTCGGTCTCCAGTTCGTCGGCCCCGCGTTCGGCGAGCGCGCGATCATTCGGGCCGGCAGTGCGCTGGCGTAG
- a CDS encoding glycosyltransferase, with product MSLPSVAAFTDTYLPTVNGVTYTVQSWRDAWHRRGGDMPIIYPAADDYEPGDREYPVRSLPFPFYEGFRIGVPQVPDQVGEMDLVHAHTPFGLGMSAKRVARSQDLPLVASYHTPTSEYASYVSLGDRVERTIRKTAQSYERWFFDRADVVVTPSERTREHVRESVGVSTPVEVVSNGVDIERFKPVETADFRDRYDLPEDRPIVGYTGRHGYEKCLPDIVAATDGMDVTVVFGGDGPAREDLESRAAAADVDVRFLGFLPREELPAFYSVIDAFAFPSPVETQGLVALEANACGTPVAGVDSGALSVTIEDGVTGYTYPQGDIGAFREAIERVLDEREALGEACLDSREAISIENAVDTLEDVYRDLL from the coding sequence ATGAGTCTGCCGTCCGTCGCCGCGTTCACCGACACCTATCTCCCGACGGTCAACGGCGTCACCTACACGGTCCAGTCCTGGCGCGACGCCTGGCACCGTCGAGGCGGTGATATGCCGATCATCTACCCCGCTGCCGACGACTACGAACCTGGCGATCGGGAGTATCCGGTCCGGAGCCTGCCGTTTCCGTTCTACGAGGGATTCCGGATCGGCGTCCCGCAGGTCCCGGACCAAGTTGGCGAGATGGACCTCGTCCACGCTCACACGCCCTTCGGGCTCGGAATGAGTGCAAAGCGAGTTGCACGTTCACAGGATCTCCCGCTGGTCGCCTCCTATCACACGCCGACCAGTGAATACGCGTCGTACGTCTCGCTTGGTGATCGCGTCGAGCGGACGATCCGCAAGACGGCCCAGAGTTACGAACGATGGTTCTTCGATCGTGCCGACGTGGTGGTCACGCCGAGCGAGCGGACACGCGAGCACGTCCGTGAATCGGTTGGCGTGTCAACGCCCGTCGAGGTGGTCTCGAACGGCGTCGACATCGAGCGGTTCAAGCCCGTCGAGACGGCCGACTTCCGTGATCGATACGACCTGCCCGAGGACCGGCCGATCGTCGGGTACACCGGCCGCCACGGCTACGAGAAGTGTCTGCCGGACATCGTCGCTGCCACCGACGGGATGGACGTTACGGTCGTCTTCGGCGGCGACGGCCCCGCCCGCGAGGACCTCGAGTCCCGTGCCGCCGCGGCCGACGTCGACGTCCGCTTCCTCGGGTTTCTCCCCCGCGAGGAGTTGCCCGCGTTTTACTCCGTCATTGACGCCTTTGCGTTCCCGAGTCCCGTCGAAACCCAGGGACTGGTCGCCCTGGAGGCCAACGCCTGCGGGACGCCAGTCGCCGGCGTCGACAGCGGCGCACTCTCAGTCACTATCGAGGACGGCGTCACCGGCTACACGTATCCCCAAGGAGACATCGGGGCCTTCCGGGAGGCAATCGAGCGCGTGCTCGACGAACGCGAGGCACTCGGCGAGGCATGTCTCGACAGCCGGGAGGCGATCAGCATCGAGAACGCCGTCGACACGCTCGAAGACGTTTATCGGGACCTGCTGTGA
- a CDS encoding ribonuclease P protein component 4 translates to MSDDAAIATERIQRLHEAAREAARSGKDQRARSHVRRAKRIAQRHRLSLPDRFDRFTCADCGAYLLPGRSARVRTQNGHVVITCDCGSHARYPYDDQ, encoded by the coding sequence ATGAGTGATGACGCAGCCATCGCCACAGAGCGGATTCAGCGGCTGCACGAAGCAGCCCGCGAGGCTGCCCGTTCCGGAAAGGACCAACGGGCTCGAAGCCACGTTCGCCGGGCGAAACGTATCGCCCAGCGCCATCGGTTGTCACTACCCGACCGGTTCGATCGATTCACGTGTGCGGACTGTGGGGCGTACTTGCTTCCCGGTCGATCGGCCCGCGTCCGCACGCAGAACGGTCACGTCGTGATCACCTGTGACTGTGGTAGCCACGCTCGCTATCCCTACGACGACCAGTAG
- a CDS encoding YhbY family RNA-binding protein translates to MSDVTPENAMHDLDVTVWVGKKGLDAVVDELGDQLHERGLVKVKFLRAARSEGEPATLAAELAERTNATVVDTRGHTTVLKR, encoded by the coding sequence ATGAGTGACGTGACACCCGAAAACGCGATGCATGACCTGGACGTGACGGTCTGGGTCGGCAAAAAGGGGCTCGACGCGGTCGTCGACGAACTCGGTGATCAGTTGCACGAACGCGGCCTGGTCAAGGTCAAGTTCTTACGTGCCGCTCGATCCGAGGGCGAACCGGCGACGCTCGCCGCGGAGCTTGCCGAGCGGACGAACGCAACGGTCGTGGACACACGGGGCCACACAACTGTTCTCAAACGATGA
- a CDS encoding mechanosensitive ion channel family protein, with amino-acid sequence MSSITFVPLVGVISDLLAEQNVPYAGAIGSTITFVLVLGLVSLLGRATVQPIVRRGLRSRGVDKHASIPILKLTRGLIVFVAVAVAFQMAGFGNFLTSLATIAAAATLAIGFAMQDVIANFVAGVFIFTDKPFRIGDWIEWDDHSGVVEDISLRVTRIRTFDNELLTVPNSHLTDGVIKNPVAKDELRMKFTFGIGYDDDIDAATEIIIEEAEAHDEILEDPAPSVRLVELGDSSVGLQSRIWISNPSRSDFVKIRAEYVKTVKERFDEADINIPYPNRTIGGELELAGSGPLATEE; translated from the coding sequence ATGAGCTCGATCACGTTCGTGCCGCTGGTGGGCGTCATCAGTGATCTGCTTGCCGAACAGAACGTCCCGTATGCGGGGGCGATCGGCTCGACGATCACGTTCGTCCTCGTGCTCGGGCTGGTGTCGCTTCTCGGTCGTGCCACAGTCCAGCCCATCGTCCGACGTGGCCTGCGATCACGTGGCGTGGACAAACACGCATCGATACCGATTCTGAAGCTCACGCGGGGCCTGATCGTCTTCGTTGCCGTCGCCGTCGCCTTCCAGATGGCCGGGTTCGGCAACTTCCTCACGTCGCTGGCGACCATCGCCGCCGCCGCGACGCTCGCCATCGGCTTCGCGATGCAGGACGTCATCGCGAACTTCGTCGCCGGCGTGTTCATCTTCACCGACAAACCGTTCCGGATCGGCGACTGGATCGAATGGGACGACCACTCCGGGGTCGTCGAGGACATCAGCCTCCGGGTGACTCGGATCCGCACGTTCGACAACGAACTGCTCACCGTTCCCAACTCCCACTTGACCGACGGCGTCATCAAAAACCCCGTGGCCAAAGACGAGCTTCGGATGAAGTTCACCTTCGGTATCGGCTACGACGACGACATCGACGCGGCGACTGAGATCATCATCGAGGAGGCCGAGGCACACGACGAGATCCTTGAGGATCCCGCCCCGTCGGTTCGACTCGTCGAACTTGGCGATTCCTCTGTGGGTCTGCAATCTCGGATCTGGATCTCGAATCCAAGCCGGTCGGACTTCGTGAAGATCCGCGCCGAATACGTCAAGACTGTCAAGGAACGCTTCGACGAGGCCGACATCAACATCCCGTACCCCAACCGCACGATCGGTGGTGAACTCGAACTCGCGGGCTCCGGTCCTCTCGCTACCGAGGAGTAA
- a CDS encoding SGNH/GDSL hydrolase family protein, producing the protein MSTEKYPSVSLHNVAELENAEWTTQGDRLSRVPESVRSDLNEEARHRVRHPTHSEIRFVPEDDTEEIEITLSAPERAELRIFWGSFQPWEAKAIDSTPKTFTLGVPERLAELDDSVDEGRFDPRVCWIAFERFVPVALHDVAGDCRPPTAAELPDRRYLAYGTSITEGAKASAAHLSFVTQIARANDYDVVNLGCSGSAYADPAMAEYIADREDWDVATLALSVNMANAEFTRAEFRERAEYFVNTIAQAHPEKPVVCVTLFPYFADVTESGDPARAEAFRSALGTVVEDSPHQNVSLVDGTELLDASELTWDILHPADEGMRSIAAGLAPRLDERRK; encoded by the coding sequence ATGTCCACGGAGAAGTACCCGTCCGTTTCGCTGCACAACGTCGCGGAGTTGGAGAACGCGGAATGGACAACTCAGGGCGATCGACTGTCTCGCGTCCCGGAATCAGTCAGAAGTGACCTGAACGAGGAGGCACGTCACAGAGTTCGCCATCCCACGCACAGCGAGATTCGGTTCGTCCCCGAAGACGACACCGAGGAGATCGAGATCACGCTCTCGGCTCCCGAGCGAGCGGAGCTTCGGATCTTCTGGGGGTCGTTTCAGCCGTGGGAGGCCAAGGCGATCGATTCGACGCCGAAGACGTTCACGCTCGGTGTGCCCGAGCGATTAGCTGAACTCGATGACAGCGTCGACGAGGGCCGATTCGATCCGCGCGTCTGCTGGATCGCCTTCGAGCGGTTCGTCCCCGTCGCACTCCACGACGTCGCCGGGGACTGTCGCCCACCGACAGCGGCGGAACTCCCGGACCGGCGGTATCTCGCGTACGGCACCTCGATCACCGAGGGGGCGAAAGCTTCCGCGGCACACTTGAGCTTCGTCACACAGATCGCGCGGGCCAACGACTACGACGTGGTGAACCTCGGCTGTTCCGGGTCGGCGTACGCGGACCCCGCGATGGCCGAGTACATCGCCGATCGCGAGGATTGGGACGTCGCGACGCTGGCGCTGTCGGTCAACATGGCGAACGCCGAGTTCACGAGGGCCGAGTTCCGCGAGCGCGCCGAGTACTTCGTCAATACCATCGCACAAGCCCATCCCGAGAAACCGGTCGTTTGCGTGACGCTGTTCCCGTACTTCGCCGACGTCACCGAATCGGGCGATCCGGCGCGCGCCGAAGCGTTCCGGAGTGCCTTGGGAACTGTCGTCGAAGACTCACCGCACCAAAATGTCTCCCTTGTCGACGGCACGGAGCTTCTCGACGCATCGGAACTCACCTGGGACATCCTCCATCCTGCTGACGAGGGGATGCGTTCCATCGCGGCGGGGCTGGCACCGCGCCTCGACGAACGCCGAAAATAA
- a CDS encoding DUF5798 family protein, translating into MGFGDTAKKLQKVTSAAEDLYEKMNQLRGQVQSLREEVATTSEQVDEIETDLAEQRALIEAIAESQGLDVETVIADADIDAVEEGAEVTDKAGDTDGNRSEAADVDAETSDA; encoded by the coding sequence ATGGGATTCGGAGACACGGCCAAAAAACTGCAGAAAGTCACCAGTGCGGCAGAGGATCTCTACGAAAAGATGAACCAACTCCGCGGGCAAGTCCAGTCACTCCGCGAGGAGGTCGCGACCACGAGCGAGCAAGTCGACGAGATCGAGACTGATCTCGCCGAACAACGCGCTCTGATCGAAGCCATCGCCGAAAGCCAGGGCCTCGATGTCGAGACCGTGATCGCAGATGCCGACATCGACGCCGTCGAAGAGGGTGCGGAGGTCACCGACAAAGCAGGCGACACTGATGGGAACAGGAGTGAGGCCGCCGATGTCGACGCCGAAACCAGTGACGCCTAA
- a CDS encoding CoA-binding protein yields the protein MPVTDDELMAEILETSETIAVVGCSSTPGKAAHDIPKYLLEAGYDVIPVNPFAETIFGRDAYDSLLAVPDEVDVVNVFRPGEEVPDIVESALDREDDAVIWLQEGITHDESARKAEAAGRQFVQDRCMKVEHQRLLG from the coding sequence ATGCCTGTCACTGACGACGAGCTAATGGCCGAGATCCTCGAAACGAGCGAGACAATCGCAGTTGTGGGTTGCTCATCGACACCCGGCAAGGCCGCTCACGATATCCCGAAGTACCTGTTGGAAGCGGGCTACGACGTGATCCCCGTCAATCCCTTCGCCGAAACCATCTTCGGCCGTGATGCGTACGACTCCCTGCTGGCCGTCCCCGACGAGGTCGACGTCGTCAACGTGTTCCGCCCGGGCGAGGAAGTCCCCGATATCGTCGAGAGTGCACTCGACCGCGAGGACGACGCCGTGATCTGGCTTCAGGAGGGGATCACCCACGACGAGAGCGCGCGAAAGGCGGAAGCTGCGGGTCGCCAATTCGTTCAGGACCGGTGTATGAAGGTCGAACACCAGCGGCTGCTCGGGTGA
- a CDS encoding TIGR00366 family protein — translation MRYIPDPYTIEIILTFLTFLGALAAGTGPRATMEGWVDGVWTLLPFMATLSGMLMAGDAIAKSPALMMTDVSLIPASWPAELREVIPLVETIG, via the coding sequence TTGCGATACATTCCGGACCCATACACGATCGAAATAATACTCACGTTCCTGACGTTTCTGGGGGCGCTCGCCGCCGGGACGGGCCCGCGGGCGACCATGGAGGGGTGGGTCGACGGCGTCTGGACGCTGCTGCCGTTCATGGCGACGCTGTCGGGCATGCTGATGGCCGGCGACGCCATCGCCAAGTCGCCGGCGCTGATGATGACCGACGTCTCGCTGATCCCGGCGTCCTGGCCCGCCGAGTTACGGGAAGTCATCCCGCTGGTCGAGACGATCGGCTGA
- a CDS encoding DUF21 domain-containing protein, translating to MSVLSTLVPSVVAVAILLGVSAFFSSSESALFSLPADWIQAAAADESAASLTLQELRGNPHRLLVTLLVGNNLVNIAITSIVTLLVATYVPPGITVVLSTLATTVLILVFGEIVPKSYGLGHAEAWSLRVSRPIAAVEWILGPLVTVFDRGTRSLTGLLGGDQGIEETYLED from the coding sequence ATGAGCGTCCTCTCGACACTGGTTCCCTCGGTCGTCGCCGTCGCCATCCTGCTGGGCGTCAGCGCCTTTTTCTCCAGCAGCGAATCGGCGCTGTTCTCGCTGCCCGCGGACTGGATCCAGGCCGCCGCGGCCGATGAGTCGGCGGCGAGTCTGACACTGCAGGAGTTACGCGGGAACCCACACCGGCTGCTGGTCACGCTGCTGGTCGGCAACAACCTCGTCAACATCGCGATCACGAGCATCGTCACGCTGCTGGTCGCGACGTACGTCCCGCCCGGGATCACGGTCGTGCTTTCGACGCTGGCGACGACCGTCCTCATCCTCGTCTTCGGCGAGATCGTCCCGAAGTCCTACGGACTCGGACACGCCGAAGCCTGGAGTCTGCGGGTCTCGCGCCCGATCGCCGCCGTCGAATGGATCCTGGGCCCGCTCGTCACGGTGTTCGACAGGGGGACGCGGTCGCTGACTGGCCTGCTCGGCGGCGATCAGGGGATCGAGGAGACGTACCTGGAGGACTGA